Proteins from a genomic interval of Sander vitreus isolate 19-12246 chromosome 6, sanVit1, whole genome shotgun sequence:
- the LOC144520027 gene encoding dysbindin-A-like isoform X2, with protein MKLPLSFKTLGDKSRDTKIRRRSRFEESPSHFSAGLDILNRYEESWFVLHRRTKDCAQAAETLDGDIVMLSAHWERRRAALTQLQEQLQSVPAFISELDAITANIAHLEGDFEEMESRLVYLETLCCQCEQQTSKQHHINQLEVYKKKKRRELEVLEVELNSEHAQKVAELEQATQQKLRERQKVYEEAFNQDMEQYLSNGYLQHREPTAADEGVLDQMTVSNISDLEALDDFLNSTVDDISTGSSLTSGPDLESCSSESYTSQTIPAPPTLNQPSDQDAAGEPEDDAASEESEEPLVQSDEEDVQPDVILVGLQEVGTVRDSDDSDPAGDLPSG; from the exons GTTTGAAGAAAGCCCTTCTCATTTCAGTGCTGGACTGGACATCCTCAACAG GTATGAGGAGAGCTGGTTTGTGCTCCATAGAAGAACTAAAGACTGTGCTCAGGCTGCCGAG acacTAGATGGGGACATAGTGATGCTCTCAGCACACTGGGAGAGAAGAAGAGCAGCTCTGACACAGCTACAGGAACAGCTGCAGAGCGTGCCGGCCTTCATCAGTGAACTGGATGCCATTACTGCTAACATAG cTCATTTGGAAGGTGACTTTGAGGAGATGGAGAGCAGGCTGGTCTACCTGGAGACACTGTGCTGTCAGTGTGAGCAGCAGACATCCAAACAGCATCACATCAACCAACTGGAAGTctacaagaaaaagaagag gagggAGTTGGAGGTGCTGgaag TGGAGCTGAATTCTGAGCATGCTCAGAAGGTGGCCGAGCTGGAGCAGGCCACGCAGCAGAAACTGAGAGAACGACAGAAAGTCTACGAAGAAGCCTTTAACCAAGACATGGAGCAGTACCTGTCCAACGGATACCTGCAGCACAGAG AGCCAACAGCAGCTGATGAGGGTGTTCTGGATCAGATGACAGTCAGTAACATATCAGACCTGGAGGCTTTGGACGACTTCCTCAACTCCACTGTTGATGACATCAGTACAGGATCATCGCTGACCTCAG GTCCAGACCTCGAGTCCTGCTCCTCTGAATCTTACACAAGCCAAACAATCCCAGCCCCTCCCACACTCAACCAACCGTCCGACCAGGACGCAGCGGGGGAGCCCGAAGACGATGCAGCCAGTGAGGAGAGTGAGGAGCCTCTGGTGCAGTCGGACGAAGAGGACGTTCAGCCGGATGTGATACTGGTCGGCCTGCAGGAAGTTGGCACCGTAAGGGACTCTGATGACAGTGACCCTGCAGGGGACCTGCCCTCTGGGTAA